The following is a genomic window from Marinococcus sp. PL1-022.
CAGGAAAAAGTAACGATTACCGGCGAAGTGCAGTCGGAGCCGTCCGTGCGGTATTTCGGCAAAAAAAAGTCCCGGATGACCGTAAGGATATTAATTGATCATTTACTGGTGACGGCCGTGTTTTTTAACCGGGCGTTTTTAAAAAAGCAGATAGAAGTCGGCAGACAGGTGACTATCACCGGGAAATGGGACAAGCACCGCCTCACCATCTCGGTGCAGGATTTTCGGGCCGGCGCCCCCGACCCGGCAAAGCAGCTCGAGCCAATCTACAGCGTGGCCGGGAGCCTGACGGTGAAACAGATGCAGCGCATTCAGGCAGAGGCCGTGAAACACGTCTTGCAGGTAGTCCCTGAAAACCTGCCCGAAGAAATCCGCGAACGATACCGTCTGCCGGGCAAGCCCGAAACATTTCAGGCGCTTCACCAGCCGGAGAGCCGGGAACAGCTGAAGCATGCAAGAAGGCGCTACGTCTATGAAGAACTGCTGTTTTTTCAGCTTAAAATGCAGATGTTTAAACGGATGGAACGGCAGTCAGCCTCGGCGCAGCCGTTTGTGTATGAGAAGGAAGCAACAGCGGATTTTGAAAAGCAGCTGCCGTTTCCGCTCACGAATGCACAAAAAAGAGTGGTGCAGGAAATCCTTGAGGATATTGAGGCCCCCATCCGGATGAACCGGCTTTTGCAGGGGGATGTGGGCTCCGGAAAAACAGTGGTGGCCTCTATTGCCATGCACGCCGTATTTACCGGAAAGGCCCAGTCGGCGCTGATGGTGCCTACAGAAATTCTTGCCGAGCAGCACTATGACTCTCTTCAGGAGCTGTTTGCCGGGACGGATGTGACCGTGGGGTTGCTGACTGGTTCCATGCGGCAGAAGGAAAAGCGGAACGCCTATGAGCGCATCTCCGACGGCACCATCGATATTATCATCGGCACCCATGCCCTCATCCAGGAGCCGGTGCAGTTTCACAACCTGAAGCTTGTTATTACCGATGAGCAGCACCGGTTCGGGGTCGGCCAGCGCCGGATCCTGAAAGAAAAGGGGGAGGACCCCGATGTATTGTTTATGACCGCCACCCCGATTCCCCGGACGCTTGCTATCAGCGTCTACGGGGATATGGACGTGTCGGTGATTGACGAAATGCCCCCGGGCCGGAAGCCGATTGAAACTTACTGGGCAAAGCCGCAGATGCTTGAGCGGGTACTTCGTTTTGTGCAGAAAGAAATCGACCAGGGGCGGCAGGCCTATGTCATCTGCCCGCTCATTGAAGAGTCAGAGGCACTCGACGTACAGAACGCGATAGATGTACATGCCCAGCTGATGCAATTTTTCCCGCAGTACCGTGTCGGCCTGATGCACGGGCGGCTCCCGGCGGAGGAAAAGGAGGACGTCATGCAGCGGTTTGCCAGCCATGAACTTGATATTCTCGTTTCGACGACGGTCGTGGAGGTCGGCGTGAACGTGCAGAACGCCACGATGATGGTTATTTACGATGCAGAGCGCTTCGGGCTCTCCCAGCTGCATCAGCTGCGGGGCCGGGTTGGCCGTGGAGAGCACCAGTCCTACTGCGTTCTGTTAGCCGACCCAAAATCAGAAACCGGCCAGGAGCGGATGAATATCATGCAGGAGACAGAGGATGGATTTGTTCTTTCGGAAAAAGACTTGGAGCTGCGCGGACCGGGAGACTTTTTCGGGAAAAAGCAGAGTGGACTGCCTGAATTTAAAATTGCGGACGTGGTGCATGACTTTAAAGCGCTCGAAACCGCCCGGGACGACGCGGCGAAGCTGATCCGCAGCGAGGTGTTCTGGAAGGATGAAAAATACCGGGCTCTCCGGGAATATCTTGAAGAGGCCGGAGCCTTTCAAAAAGATAAACTGGATTAGTGGTTGAAATGAAGGAAATCGGTCTATATACTACTATTAGTACCTACTCATAGAAGTGGATGATTATTATGGCCCGAAAAAACAAAAAGGCAAGACAGGAAGAGCTTCAGAGTGTCATTGCCTCTAATCCCTTTATTACCGATGAAGCACTTGCCCGGTCGTTTCAGGTGAGCGTTCAGACAGTCCGTCTGGACCGTCTGGAGCTCTCGATCCCGGAGCACCGGGAGAGGATCAAGCACGTAGCCAAGGAAAGGCTTGACGAAGTCAAGGCGCTGCCGATCGAAGAAGTGATCGGAGAGGTTATCGATCTCCATCTGGACCACGAGGCGATCAGCATGCTTGAAATTACGGAGGACCACGTATTCTCAAGGAACGGCATTGCCCGTGGGCATTACCTGTTTGCGCAGGCGAATTCCCTGGCTGTAGCCGTGATCAACGATGAACTGGCGCTTACGATGCGCTCGTCCCTTGAATTTAACCGGCAGGTGCTTCTGGGAGAACGAATTATTGCCAAAGCGGTCGTTACAAAAAAGACCGAAAGAAAAACATATGTTACGGTAACAAGCCGCGTGCAGGGGGAAGAAGTGTTTCAGGGCGAATTTGTCATGTACCGTTCCCACGCTGCTTCGGTGAGCGAATAAGGAGACTAAAAAATGAGAATTGTAGTCGATGCAATGGGCGGCGATCATTCTCCAAAAGCCCAGGTGGCTGGAGCGATGGCTGCTGTCCAAGCTTTTAAAGATATTGAGATTACACTGGTGGGCTCTGAGCCTCAAATAAAAAAACATTTATCCAAAACAGAACGTATTGATATTTTGCATACTGATGAAGTGATTGACGGAGACGAGTCCCCGACTAAAGCCATTCGTCGCAAAAAGCAGTCCTCGATGGTTCTTTCCGTACAGGAAGTGAAAGAAGGACGGGCAGCGGCAGGTATTTCGTGCGGCAACACCGGAGCTTTTATGACAGCGGGTCT
Proteins encoded in this region:
- the recG gene encoding ATP-dependent DNA helicase RecG; this encodes MTSTLQSPVSDLKGVGEEKQRELEQLGITTIDHLLHHFPYRYENHEVVPIEELKHQEKVTITGEVQSEPSVRYFGKKKSRMTVRILIDHLLVTAVFFNRAFLKKQIEVGRQVTITGKWDKHRLTISVQDFRAGAPDPAKQLEPIYSVAGSLTVKQMQRIQAEAVKHVLQVVPENLPEEIRERYRLPGKPETFQALHQPESREQLKHARRRYVYEELLFFQLKMQMFKRMERQSASAQPFVYEKEATADFEKQLPFPLTNAQKRVVQEILEDIEAPIRMNRLLQGDVGSGKTVVASIAMHAVFTGKAQSALMVPTEILAEQHYDSLQELFAGTDVTVGLLTGSMRQKEKRNAYERISDGTIDIIIGTHALIQEPVQFHNLKLVITDEQHRFGVGQRRILKEKGEDPDVLFMTATPIPRTLAISVYGDMDVSVIDEMPPGRKPIETYWAKPQMLERVLRFVQKEIDQGRQAYVICPLIEESEALDVQNAIDVHAQLMQFFPQYRVGLMHGRLPAEEKEDVMQRFASHELDILVSTTVVEVGVNVQNATMMVIYDAERFGLSQLHQLRGRVGRGEHQSYCVLLADPKSETGQERMNIMQETEDGFVLSEKDLELRGPGDFFGKKQSGLPEFKIADVVHDFKALETARDDAAKLIRSEVFWKDEKYRALREYLEEAGAFQKDKLD
- the fapR gene encoding transcription factor FapR, with product MARKNKKARQEELQSVIASNPFITDEALARSFQVSVQTVRLDRLELSIPEHRERIKHVAKERLDEVKALPIEEVIGEVIDLHLDHEAISMLEITEDHVFSRNGIARGHYLFAQANSLAVAVINDELALTMRSSLEFNRQVLLGERIIAKAVVTKKTERKTYVTVTSRVQGEEVFQGEFVMYRSHAASVSE